Genomic window (Marasmius oreades isolate 03SP1 chromosome 3, whole genome shotgun sequence):
GGATTTGAAGGGGTCggaggagagagaagaagagtatCTCCCCTAAAGCGTGATTGTTCGGATAGTAAGGAATCAGGTATGATCGGTTGGGAAGAGAGATATACAAGGGATGTCGGAGTGATAAGGTAGGAGTCTAGAAAGTTTGCTAACGGCAATCGGTATCAGTTTTCATGATCCTTCGGATGCGTAACGGAAGAAAACACACTGTGTTCGGTAACACAATACAGTATTTTGCCATTTGGATGTATTTTGACATGCCTTGGCCCATCGTGAGCGTTGGGGCCGCGGGGAGATAATGATGAATATATGTGGGTCAGCAATCCCGTCGACCTATCCCACTTGTACGCTTCTATGGAATCAGTACCGAGAACGGGGATGAAAGCCAAACCTAGTGCAATCGAAAACTCTACTCCGTGTGAGCCGTAACGCTAGTCAACTGATGAAATAGAGACGGACAGAGATAAATGCCTTGTACTAACGAGAGCAACGCGGGTTTTATCTGCTTGTTCAAGCTCGTTCTCGGAAACGAAGAGCAATTGCTGAAGTTTTGCACCAAAGCCGCCATGGGATGAGTCGACGGTATGGACTTCACCTGTTGGACCGCCGGCCGAGTAAATATGAGTATAGGGCGGAGGTAGAATGATGTATGAGGATGTAGCAGCTGCAGGAATTTAGATCCGAATAAAAGGGCCCCGGAATGATTATTTGACGTACTGATCGGAACAGTATTGAGATGATAGACTGCCCAAGCGTTCTCGTTGTCTTCATTGCGGTCTATCTCCCAACTAGAGAGTGCAGGGGGTAGCGCCCAACTAGTAGCATAGACTCTGTCCTTTCTAGCGTTAGTGGCCAGGTATTGATGGGGACCAAAGGCGTCAATAGTTTGGATCAAAGAGAGGGAACGATGTATGGGAGAAAAAGCAAGTAGAAACAAGGACAGAGAGCGAAAGGAACCCGAGAGAATGTGTAAAGTGGTTGAGGAGACTGAAGCGTTATACTGCATGGTGGTCGTCACTGGAAATATGGACGGCGGCCGGTTGCCGCTGGAAGCCGGTACCCGGGTTTCCGTTCGCTCGCATTTCGTCATGGCCAGACAAGCTCGACACACTGACTAACTACCGGATCTAATTATGGGACAGCCTGTTATTTAAGAGCCATAACTGGCGATAAACTGATTCTCATTCCCTCACCATGCCTCGTCTACGCCCCTTTCTGCATGCTCTACTCGCCCTAACCCTCGTTCTGGCCCATCAAGAACCCAAGACTGAGAGAGAAATTCAAGTACAAAAGGCTTTGCAGGCTGCTGCTTATCATGTTTGTTTTCTTACCTTCTCTTGTATCAGAGAATGAATCTTACAGAAACTTCACAGTGTGCTCCTGCAGTTGCCGAGTTCACAGCTGCTCGTCAGCGTTCCTGGGCCCAACAAGTTCTCGGTGGCAATCCTCACCTACCCGCATACGATGATCTGTTTGCGGAAGGAACATATCAAGAGCGAATAGCCGCCAAGGACTCCACCTATCTTGAGTGTTCGCCTGTAGAAGAAACGAGAATCGAGAATAACACTTGTGTTTTAAGTACGCGATTCCAGGATGAATCTCCTTGTTCCTCGTTAATAGTCTTTGGCAGCACCCGTTGTTACCGAGGGACCATATTATCACACAGCTGGTCATCCTATAAGACGCAATATTGCAGAGTATCAAATTGGATTGCTCACAGTATGTTTAATCGGCCTCGTACTTGATCTATTGCTCAACTTCTTACAACTTCTTAATAGCTGCTTGACATTGGGGTAATTGACGTCAATACTTGCAAACCTCTTCCCAACGTTCTCGTCGATATATGGCATGCGAACGCTACTGGTCATTACGCCGGTCACCCGTTCCCCAAGCCCGAGCTCGTCAACGAAAAGCCACAAGTTGGTGGGAAGAGAAGCGGTCTCCTTTCAGCGTTCCCGAGGACGGTATACGAGGAATCTTGGCTTCGGGGTGCATGGCCCACAGATAGGAATGGGGTCGCTCAGTTTACCAGTTCGTAGCCGTTCCTTCCTGACACGTTCTGCTATCTGCATTAAGCTCTTCCACCAGCTATTTTCCCTGGGTATTACACTGGCCGTGCAACCCATGTCCATACCAAAGTGTTCACCTCTTGGGAGCCACTGCCCAACGGTACCTTTGATGCAGGCAATCTTGCACATGTCGGCCAATTCTTTTTCGAGGACAACGTGAACCTACAAGTCGATAAGGCCTGtactttttttctctctccgCTTCCCGTTCTAACGAGCCGAAATCAGATGCACCCATACACCGACAATCCCATCCGCCACACGTACGGCCGAACACGAAATTGGCGTGACTCGTTGAACATATTTGAGGACTCGCTAGGCCCTGAAGGTCAATACTATCCCGTTTTCAAGACACACTTACTCGGTGGTATTCTGAATCAAGGCGTTATCGCGTATATAACGATGGTAAGTCGGTCATGTCACTACGAGTTCGTTCCTGAGTGAGAATCTCAATCCAGGGTATTAACGCGAGTGCCTCTTATGACAACTGGTGGAAAGGCTAATGAATAAGATACCTAAGACTTTGAATCCCTGTACTGACGGATATTACTCGTATGTAGATTGACATATTACATCCAGACAAATTAAACATTTGGATTTCTGTGCGTCCTTTATGTACGAGGACTTGAGCGTGGGATCATTCTGCCGAATTTCTATTTTTCCTGTTCACTTTGCTCTCCGACATCATGGACGaccttttctctttcctcGATGGCGTTCCCACAGAACAAgaagtagaggaagaggagaactTGGACGCTCTAGGCTCAGAACTGCTcacaaagaaaagaaaagcggAGGCAGAATTAGTGGATTCATTACAATCAAACGAACGATCTCCCCCACCCTCGAAGAAACAGAGAAAAGAGTCAACTCCTCCTCCGAACCCAGTGATCACCGATGAATTTGAGACTGAAGCAAAACGCGAGGTTGCCGCAAGCGCTGGATTACAGGGAGGGGTTGAAGCCGGTTCAAGGTTGGAACTTAGGCATCAGGTAAGTACGAACTACCTCGCTTTTCGTTCTGATTTACGAATTGGCTGGATAGGTTCGACACCAAGTTGCCGTTCCTCCTGGATACAATTACATTCCAATATCAAGTCATGTACCTCCCGCGAAACCACACAGAGAATACAAGTTTGAATTGGATCCCTTTCAGAAGGTATCACTATATGCCATCCAAAGAAATGAAAGTGTACTGGTATCTGCTCATACAAGTGCTGGAAAAACGGTTGTTGCGGAGTACGCCATCGCTCAGTGTCTTGCTAGGAAACAAAGGGTTATCTACACGAGTCCAATCAAGGTGCGCGAGAGTGTCCATGTCGATCATGACGGCCTTTTTGACACTCTGAATTTCAGGCTCTCAGTAACCAGAAATATCGAGAAATGTTAGCGGAGTTTGGAGACGTTGGGCTCATGACCGGAGACGTAACCATAAACCCTTCTGCGACTTGCTTAGTGATGACGACCGAAGTGAGCCTGCCAACTTAACTTTTACAACGAGAAGGACAAGAATGCTAATGTGAGACCGAAAAAGATTCTTCGCTCCATGTTATATCGAGGCTCTGAAATCATGCGCGAAGTCGCGTGGGTCATCTTCGATGAAATCCATTATATGCGGGACAAAGAGCGTGGTGTCGTATGGGAAGAGACCATTATTCTCCTTCCTCACTCTGTCCGATACGTTTTTCTCTCAGCCACGATTCCCAATGCTATGCAGTTCGCAGAGTGGATATGCAAGTCGCATGAGCAACCTTGTCACGTCGTGTACACGAATTATCGGCCTACTCCTCTCCAACACTATCTCTTCCCCAAAGGAGGAGAGGGGATATACCTCGTCGTCAATGAGAAGGGTGAATTTAGAGAGGACAACTTCAGCAAGGCTATGGGAGAGCTGCAGGAGCGAGCCGGTGAGGACCCAGCAGATCCTCGAAGTGGGAAAGGCAAAAAGGGAAAGTCGAGGAAGGGTGGCGAGAAGAAAGGCAAGTAATACTCTAGAATAAGGAGGTTTAATTTTGATTTGCACCCAAGGCGCATCTGATATCTCAAGAATCATCAAAATGATCATGGTCAAAAATTTTAATCCCGTCATCGTTTTCTCATTCAGCAAACGCGAGTGCGAAGCCAACGCTCTTGCAATGTCAAAATTCGAGTTCAACTCTACAGACGAACAAGATCTTGTCTCCAATATCTTCAACAACGCCATTGAGAATCTCTCTCCCGACGACAGACAACTTCCCCAAATCGTTAACTTACTGCCTTTACTGAAGCGTGGTATCGGGATACATCATAGTGGATTATTACCCATCCTGAAAGAGGTTATCGAGATCTTATTCCAAGAAGGCCTGATCAAAGTCCTCTTCGCTACAGAGACGTTCTCAATAGGCTTAAACATGCCCGCAAAAACCGTCGTATTCACGGACACACGCAAGTTTGACGGACGAGAACAACGAAACCTTTCTTCGGGAGAATACATCCAGATGTCTGGGCGTGCTGGGCGTCGAGGCTTGGATGATAGAGGTGTGGTTATTATGATGTGTGATGAGAAACTGGACCCTACATCCGCTAAAGAGGTGATCAAGGGAGAAGCAGATCGGTTGGATTCGGCGTTTCATATAGGGTACAATATGGTGATGAACTTGATGAAAGTGGAAGGGATCAGTCCGGAATATATGCTGGAGAGGTGTTTCCATCAATTTCAGAGTAATGCAGGAATACCCAAGTTGGAGGAAGGTCGGTAACGCGTTCATTTCTACTTCCTTCCTATTTCTCAACCTGACTTGCATCGTTATAGAATTGAAAGCGGAAGAGCAATCCAAGAGTTTATTATCGATACCGGATGAAGCCCAGGTAGCCGAATATTACGAGTACCGCCAGCAACTTGACCAGATGGCCTCCGATTTTAGACTGGTCATCACACACCCGTCTTACTCGTTACCTTTCTTACAACCAGGACGCCTAATTAAAGTGAAACATGAAAAACTGGACTTTGGTTGGGGAGTGGTGGTAAACTTCACGAAACGATTACCTCCAAAAGTGAGTTCTTAGCTTCTCTTTGTTTCTTAATATCGCTCaatctttccctttcttattCTTATTCTAGAACAGGCCAGTTCCTAAACCAGACTCCGACCTACCCCCACATGAACAATACATCATCGACGTTCTCTTGAATGTCTCTACCTCTGACTCAACCATCACAAACAACAAAGACCGCTCAAATATCACTCCGACGCCTGGGAACATCCGACCGTGCGCACTCAATCAAAAGGGCACACCTCTAATCGTCCCAGTACTTCTTTCAATTGTAGAAAGCATTAGCCACATTCGTGTGCACCTCCCTAAGGATCTGCGACAGGAACAAGCCAGAGAGACGGTTTGGAAGAGTGTATTGGAAGTGCATAGGAGATATCCCGGGGCTGTTATGTTGCTAGATCCTGTTAAGAATATGGGGATCAAGGATGATAAATTTTTGGGTCTTGTGAAGGTATGTCGCCTTCTTTTCTGTCAGTCTTTCTGATGTTTAAGGACTTCCTGGGCAGAAAATCGAAGCCATGGAAAGCCGCATGTTTTCTTCCCCCTTACACTCGTCCCCACAACTCCCGGAATTACTCTCCCTCTACTCTGAAAA
Coding sequences:
- a CDS encoding uncharacterized protein (antiSMASH:Cluster_3.6) — encoded protein: MQYNASVSSTTLHILSGSFRSLSLFLLAFSPIHRSLSLIQTIDAFGPHQYLATNARKDRVYATSWALPPALSSWEIDRNEDNENAWAVYHLNTVPITATSSYIILPPPYTHIYSAGGPTGEVHTVDSSHGGFGAKLQQLLFVSENELEQADKTRVALRYGSHGVEFSIALGLAFIPVLGTDSIEAYKWDRSTGLLTHIYSSLSPRGPNAHDGPRHVKIHPNGKILYCVTEHTNFLDSYLITPTSLVYLSSQPIIPDSLLSEQSRFRGDTLLLSPPTPSNPTPNSIWATTRGSKHSDKGWVSVFKLNVEGRLVSADETERYETLTSGGKAHAIDLYPKALVRETGGQSKDGAVWILLTDDSDTAASLEGGGGVRVLEWDGWSTGGVKEVANWPTPSAQHVKERMEGGSHALWLD
- a CDS encoding uncharacterized protein (antiSMASH:Cluster_3.6), which gives rise to MPRLRPFLHALLALTLVLAHQEPKTEREIQVQKALQAAAYHCAPAVAEFTAARQRSWAQQVLGGNPHLPAYDDLFAEGTYQERIAAKDSTYLECSPVEETRIENNTCVLTPVVTEGPYYHTAGHPIRRNIAEYQIGLLTLLDIGVIDVNTCKPLPNVLVDIWHANATGHYAGHPFPKPELVNEKPQVGGKRSGLLSAFPRTVYEESWLRGAWPTDRNGVAQFTTIFPGYYTGRATHVHTKVFTSWEPLPNGTFDAGNLAHVGQFFFEDNVNLQVDKACTFFLSPLPVLTSRNQMHPYTDNPIRHTYGRTRNWRDSLNIFEDSLGPEGQYYPVFKTHLLGGILNQGVIAYITMGINASASYDNWWKG
- the MTR4_2 gene encoding ATP-dependent RNA helicase mtr4 (antiSMASH:Cluster_3.6) translates to MDDLFSFLDGVPTEQEVEEEENLDALGSELLTKKRKAEAELVDSLQSNERSPPPSKKQRKESTPPPNPVITDEFETEAKREVAASAGLQGGVEAGSRLELRHQVRHQVAVPPGYNYIPISSHVPPAKPHREYKFELDPFQKVSLYAIQRNESVLVSAHTSAGKTVVAEYAIAQCLARKQRVIYTSPIKALSNQKYREMLAEFGDVGLMTGDVTINPSATCLVMTTEILRSMLYRGSEIMREVAWVIFDEIHYMRDKERGVVWEETIILLPHSVRYVFLSATIPNAMQFAEWICKSHEQPCHVVYTNYRPTPLQHYLFPKGGEGIYLVVNEKGEFREDNFSKAMGELQERAGEDPADPRSGKGKKGKSRKGGEKKGASDISRIIKMIMVKNFNPVIVFSFSKRECEANALAMSKFEFNSTDEQDLVSNIFNNAIENLSPDDRQLPQIVNLLPLLKRGIGIHHSGLLPILKEVIEILFQEGLIKVLFATETFSIGLNMPAKTVVFTDTRKFDGREQRNLSSGEYIQMSGRAGRRGLDDRGVVIMMCDEKLDPTSAKEVIKGEADRLDSAFHIGYNMVMNLMKVEGISPEYMLERCFHQFQSNAGIPKLEEELKAEEQSKSLLSIPDEAQVAEYYEYRQQLDQMASDFRLVITHPSYSLPFLQPGRLIKVKHEKLDFGWGVVVNFTKRLPPKNRPVPKPDSDLPPHEQYIIDVLLNVSTSDSTITNNKDRSNITPTPGNIRPCALNQKGTPLIVPVLLSIVESISHIRVHLPKDLRQEQARETVWKSVLEVHRRYPGAVMLLDPVKNMGIKDDKFLGLVKKIEAMESRMFSSPLHSSPQLPELLSLYSEKRESQGRIRSLKKRIQATQDVLQLEELKCRKRVLRRFGFTTSDDIVDTKGRVACEISTGDEILLTEMIFSGVFNTLEPEQCAAVLSCFVFDEQSKHPTKLKEELAAPLRVMQEIARRIAKVSKESKLPIDEDQYVASFKVELMDAVLQWCKGASFSDICKLTDQFEGSLIRVFRRLGELLRQMAMAAKVIGNTELQEKFEKTSEMLERPNSVIFCSSLYL